The proteins below are encoded in one region of uncultured Eubacteriales bacterium:
- a CDS encoding Integral membrane sensor signal transduction histidine kinase — translation MKQKVMLTKNITIKNRLVISNVLMILVPVVITAFIGLVCVGIVWFTIRYGAGLGFENSGDFYKASRGVSVIVEKVLSEGTPAKRKEKLAGISGMLDKNAMALSVDSSGENLYRYGHAAEADGTLLEAVMTMGGEGFVSNGNRELYVHQAKIDGVVYRIAIFASPSELSYNTLKIALVFSAILLVLAIFLSILLTNRFLTKFVFRKIEQPLDILSGGVRQISEGNLEYRIEYECQDEFSSICADFNEMAARLKASVERTERHEQSRKELLVGISHDLRSPLTSIRAYVEGLLDGVAKTPEAQSGYLDIIKSKAEDIDRMLTKIFLFSKMELGEYPDNPELLRLDDEVRQLVRALGAEYEEKGLLFLADALAPAAVSADPDQLRRVLTNIIENSVKYKTKDMGTLTISLREEDDGYRLSLCDDGPGVPEDALPHLFEVFYRSDPSRQDPHRGSGLGLAIAANAIQRMKGTIEAKAGENGGLEIAICLPKAEE, via the coding sequence ATGAAACAAAAGGTCATGCTTACGAAAAATATAACCATTAAAAATCGGCTCGTCATTTCCAATGTTTTGATGATTCTCGTTCCGGTGGTAATCACCGCATTTATTGGGCTTGTATGCGTGGGCATTGTCTGGTTTACCATCCGATACGGCGCGGGCCTCGGTTTTGAGAACAGCGGAGATTTTTATAAGGCCAGCCGGGGTGTCTCCGTGATCGTCGAGAAAGTGCTGAGCGAGGGAACCCCCGCAAAACGGAAGGAAAAGCTGGCAGGAATCAGCGGCATGCTTGACAAAAACGCCATGGCACTTTCTGTGGATTCCTCCGGCGAAAATCTCTATCGGTATGGGCATGCGGCCGAGGCAGACGGAACCCTGCTGGAAGCAGTGATGACGATGGGCGGCGAGGGCTTTGTTTCCAACGGAAACCGGGAGCTGTATGTCCATCAGGCCAAAATTGACGGCGTCGTTTACCGCATCGCTATTTTTGCCAGTCCGTCGGAGCTGTCCTACAATACCCTGAAGATTGCCCTTGTATTTTCGGCCATTCTTTTGGTACTTGCCATCTTCTTGTCCATCCTGCTTACGAACCGATTCCTGACCAAATTCGTGTTTCGAAAAATCGAGCAGCCGCTGGACATTCTTTCAGGCGGGGTGAGACAGATCAGCGAGGGAAATCTGGAGTACCGCATTGAATATGAATGTCAGGATGAGTTCTCTTCCATCTGCGCCGATTTCAATGAAATGGCCGCCCGGCTCAAAGCCTCCGTGGAGCGGACAGAGCGGCATGAGCAAAGCCGCAAGGAGCTGTTGGTCGGCATTTCGCATGACCTGCGCAGCCCGCTGACCTCTATCCGCGCCTATGTGGAGGGGCTGCTGGACGGCGTCGCGAAAACGCCGGAAGCCCAAAGCGGATATCTGGATATCATCAAGAGCAAAGCGGAGGATATAGACCGCATGTTAACCAAGATATTCCTGTTCTCAAAAATGGAGCTGGGCGAGTATCCGGATAATCCGGAACTACTGCGGCTCGACGACGAGGTGCGGCAGCTCGTGCGGGCCTTGGGTGCTGAATATGAAGAGAAAGGGCTGCTTTTTTTGGCCGATGCACTGGCACCGGCAGCGGTGTCCGCTGACCCGGATCAGCTTCGGCGTGTGCTGACCAACATTATAGAAAACAGCGTTAAGTATAAAACAAAGGACATGGGAACTCTGACCATCTCCCTGCGGGAGGAAGACGACGGATACCGCCTGTCTCTTTGCGACGACGGACCCGGCGTTCCCGAGGACGCGCTGCCCCATCTGTTTGAGGTGTTTTACCGCAGCGATCCTTCACGGCAGGACCCACATCGCGGCAGCGGCCTTGGACTTGCCATCGCGGCCAATGCGATACAGCGCATGAAAGGAACCATTGAGGCGAAAGCCGGAGAAAACGGCGGTCTGGAAATCGCAATTTGCCTGCCGAAAGCGGAGGAATAG